In Limibacter armeniacum, a single window of DNA contains:
- a CDS encoding tetratricopeptide repeat protein, with amino-acid sequence MKKLLLYYLSLLLICWSCKNTPEKTDVVVQGKLCAGKPLAVTFLDDINTAPIFDGLEGVNFIITTDDKKAQKYFNQGMMLAYGFNHAEAARSFHEVTKIDPSCAMGYWGLAYVLGPNYNAGMEDDNLERAYTAIQQAKKLSGNCTDLEKDLIMAMEQRYSPEKLEDRSPLDKAYANALREVHIAHSDNPYVGTLRAESLMDLHPWDMWSKDGTPQPWTNEILEILENIMDDYPRNAGANHLYIHAIEASHDPDKAIQAADLLRTLVPGAGHLVHMPSHIYIRTGRYHQGSEANIQAVEVDSQYVASCHAQGVYPLAYYPHNAHFLAACATLEGNEKRAIEAAFNVRALTDTALMRKPEWGTLQHYYSIPLFVMVKFGMWDKIIQSKNEAEDLVYPSIIWHYARGMAFTAKGQTTEAVREMKILRQLAKDPIIDEMTIWDLNQIRDLVTIASKVLEGTIAADQENYVLAEKMLRDAVEIEDQLNYNEPPDWFFSVRHHLGPVLLKAQKYREAEDVYQEDLKIYPKNGWAMSGLITALANQDKVDEAADVKADFAKAWKWANVELEDSEVKR; translated from the coding sequence ATGAAAAAACTGCTGCTTTACTATCTCTCTTTATTGTTGATCTGTTGGAGTTGTAAAAATACACCCGAAAAGACAGATGTTGTGGTGCAAGGAAAACTTTGTGCAGGGAAACCATTGGCTGTTACATTTCTTGACGATATCAATACAGCTCCAATTTTTGATGGGTTGGAAGGCGTAAACTTTATTATTACCACTGATGATAAAAAGGCACAAAAGTACTTTAACCAAGGTATGATGCTTGCCTATGGGTTCAACCATGCAGAGGCTGCCCGTTCATTTCATGAAGTAACCAAAATAGATCCCTCTTGTGCCATGGGGTATTGGGGACTGGCTTATGTTTTGGGACCAAATTACAATGCCGGAATGGAAGATGATAATCTGGAGCGAGCATACACCGCTATCCAGCAGGCTAAAAAGCTTTCAGGTAATTGTACAGATCTTGAAAAGGACCTGATTATGGCTATGGAACAACGCTACAGCCCAGAGAAACTAGAAGATCGCTCTCCACTTGACAAGGCTTATGCAAACGCACTCCGTGAGGTTCATATTGCTCATTCTGATAATCCTTATGTAGGAACCTTACGTGCAGAGTCATTGATGGATTTACACCCTTGGGATATGTGGAGCAAGGATGGTACACCTCAACCTTGGACGAATGAAATTTTGGAAATTTTGGAAAACATCATGGATGATTACCCAAGAAATGCTGGCGCAAACCATCTATATATTCATGCGATAGAAGCTTCTCATGACCCTGATAAAGCTATTCAAGCAGCTGACCTTTTGCGTACACTGGTACCGGGTGCTGGTCATTTGGTACATATGCCATCCCATATTTATATCCGGACAGGTAGGTATCATCAAGGTTCAGAGGCAAATATTCAGGCGGTAGAAGTTGATAGTCAATATGTGGCATCCTGTCATGCACAAGGGGTTTATCCATTGGCATATTATCCTCACAATGCTCATTTTTTGGCAGCTTGTGCTACTTTGGAAGGAAATGAGAAAAGGGCAATAGAAGCAGCTTTTAATGTGAGAGCTTTGACGGATACAGCGCTGATGAGAAAGCCAGAGTGGGGAACTTTACAGCATTATTATTCCATTCCCCTATTTGTGATGGTGAAGTTTGGAATGTGGGATAAAATTATTCAGTCAAAAAATGAAGCGGAAGACTTGGTTTATCCTTCCATTATATGGCACTATGCAAGAGGAATGGCTTTTACTGCTAAAGGACAGACTACAGAGGCGGTAAGGGAAATGAAAATCCTTAGACAACTTGCAAAGGATCCAATCATTGATGAGATGACTATTTGGGATTTGAATCAGATCAGGGACCTTGTGACAATAGCATCAAAAGTACTGGAAGGAACTATTGCTGCCGATCAGGAAAACTATGTATTGGCAGAGAAAATGCTGAGGGACGCTGTAGAGATAGAAGATCAGTTGAATTACAATGAGCCACCAGACTGGTTCTTTTCAGTAAGGCATCATTTGGGGCCTGTATTGTTAAAAGCACAGAAATATAGGGAAGCAGAGGATGTGTATCAGGAAGATTTGAAAATCTACCCCAAAAATGGCTGGGCTATGTCAGGGCTGATTACTGCTTTGGCTAATCAGGATAAAGTGGATGAGGCTGCGGATGTAAAAGCAGACTTTGCTAAAGCATGGAAATGGGCGAATGTAGAGTTGGAAGATTCAGAGGTGAAAAGGTGA
- the rarD gene encoding EamA family transporter RarD has product MNDTAQSSKGYLLVLGAYLMWGVLPVYWKVMDQIPSLEILAHRVMWSFIFLLVLNLVMKGKDIFGYLKNKQTRRALYVSSLLISVNWGSYILAVNSGHTVDASLGYYINPLVSVFLGVFFFKERLSKLKLIALVLAGIGVLYLTVRYGTIPWIALVLAFSFGFYGLFKKKYAFNTMDSLMVETLMVAPIAMGYIGYLEGTGQGHVMEVTWQVDLLLLFSGIATTVPLYMFSEGAKHIPLSSVGFLQYIAPTMMLLLGIFMFKETFNEEHLVSFALIWSGLGVYTFSLLKDLRKRKKILKAA; this is encoded by the coding sequence ATGAATGATACCGCTCAAAGTTCAAAAGGATATTTACTGGTATTAGGGGCTTACCTGATGTGGGGAGTATTGCCTGTATATTGGAAGGTAATGGATCAAATACCATCCTTGGAAATCCTTGCTCATAGAGTAATGTGGTCTTTTATATTCTTACTGGTGTTAAATCTGGTGATGAAAGGGAAAGATATTTTTGGTTACCTGAAGAATAAACAAACAAGGAGAGCACTTTATGTTTCATCCCTTTTGATATCGGTCAACTGGGGTTCTTATATATTGGCAGTAAATTCAGGTCATACAGTTGATGCCAGCTTAGGCTATTACATCAACCCGCTGGTAAGTGTTTTTCTGGGGGTCTTTTTCTTTAAGGAGCGTTTATCCAAGCTTAAACTTATAGCCTTGGTACTAGCAGGTATAGGTGTACTTTACCTAACGGTACGTTACGGAACCATTCCTTGGATCGCATTGGTGTTGGCTTTTTCTTTTGGCTTTTACGGACTGTTCAAGAAAAAATACGCATTCAATACTATGGACAGCCTTATGGTGGAAACGCTGATGGTAGCGCCAATAGCAATGGGATATATAGGTTATCTGGAGGGAACAGGTCAAGGACATGTAATGGAAGTAACATGGCAGGTAGATTTGCTGTTGCTGTTTTCTGGAATTGCCACTACTGTTCCACTGTACATGTTTTCGGAAGGAGCCAAGCACATTCCTTTATCAAGTGTAGGCTTTTTGCAGTATATAGCTCCTACTATGATGCTGCTGTTAGGCATATTCATGTTTAAGGAAACCTTTAATGAAGAGCATTTGGTAAGCTTCGCCTTGATTTGGTCAGGCTTGGGTGTCTATACATTCTCACTGCTGAAGGATTTGAGGAAAAGGAAAAAAATATTGAAAGCAGCATAA
- a CDS encoding MBL fold metallo-hydrolase: MELTFWGAAQQVTGSMFLLTLEDEYRILIDCGIDMGNLSETMPLYPGSNFPFDASLVNLVLLTHAHLDHSGKIPNLYREGFEGQVLCTSPTMALTELLLLDSASINQKKLKAYHRKLSKGMAPEDFNFDPRDLYVEKDVYKAVDRFVPIQFHRRFNVKHGVHVTFIPTGHLLGAANILLEVEENGETKSIMFSGDIGRSNYPLLQDPHTVPQVDYLICETTYGNREHQSIQDATEAVEDVIRRTCIDKPGRLIIPAFSIGRTQAIIYTLHKLYAENKLPPIKIFADSPLAQRSNVVYEKYTGFLNEEANDFKREHGSLFRFDTVQYVEAMKDSQAIDNYHEPCIIISSSGMMEGGRIQHHIRANMENSYCTILMVGYSAEGTLGNRLLNSNGNIRIGTREYPIKANIEQTDSFSGHGDIHDLLKFVRQQDKVQTKKIFLVHGEGSSMEDFKSTLNKEGYNQVEIPEKGQKYQL; encoded by the coding sequence ATGGAACTGACTTTTTGGGGCGCAGCGCAGCAAGTAACTGGCAGTATGTTTCTGCTGACATTGGAAGATGAATACCGTATTTTGATCGACTGTGGTATAGATATGGGAAACCTTTCCGAAACTATGCCGCTGTATCCTGGGTCCAACTTTCCTTTTGACGCAAGCTTAGTAAACCTTGTATTGCTTACCCATGCGCACCTTGACCACTCGGGTAAGATTCCAAACCTGTACAGAGAAGGTTTTGAGGGACAAGTGCTTTGTACTTCTCCTACAATGGCACTGACGGAGCTGTTGTTACTGGACTCTGCATCCATCAATCAGAAGAAGCTGAAAGCCTATCACAGAAAGCTTTCAAAGGGAATGGCACCTGAAGACTTCAATTTTGACCCAAGAGACCTTTATGTGGAGAAGGATGTCTATAAGGCTGTTGACCGTTTTGTGCCGATTCAGTTTCACAGGCGTTTCAATGTCAAGCATGGGGTGCATGTCACTTTTATCCCAACAGGGCACTTGCTAGGAGCTGCTAACATTCTATTGGAAGTGGAAGAAAATGGAGAGACTAAATCCATTATGTTCTCTGGTGATATTGGACGTAGTAACTATCCATTATTGCAAGATCCGCACACTGTTCCTCAGGTGGACTACTTGATTTGTGAAACGACATATGGTAATAGAGAGCACCAATCGATTCAGGATGCGACAGAAGCCGTTGAAGATGTAATTCGACGTACTTGTATAGACAAACCTGGTCGCCTGATCATTCCTGCATTTAGTATTGGTAGGACGCAGGCAATCATTTATACGCTACATAAGCTGTATGCCGAAAATAAGTTGCCTCCAATCAAGATTTTTGCGGATAGCCCATTGGCACAGCGCAGTAATGTGGTCTATGAAAAGTATACAGGTTTCCTGAATGAAGAAGCAAATGACTTCAAGAGGGAGCATGGTAGCCTCTTCCGCTTTGATACTGTACAGTATGTAGAAGCGATGAAAGACAGTCAGGCAATTGACAATTACCATGAGCCTTGTATCATTATCTCTTCTTCAGGTATGATGGAAGGAGGGCGTATTCAACACCACATCCGTGCAAATATGGAAAACTCTTACTGTACGATTCTGATGGTGGGGTATTCAGCTGAAGGAACATTGGGTAACAGGTTACTGAACAGTAACGGGAATATCCGAATCGGTACAAGAGAATACCCAATTAAGGCAAATATAGAGCAAACAGACTCATTTAGTGGACATGGAGATATTCATGACTTGCTGAAGTTTGTAAGGCAACAGGACAAGGTACAGACCAAGAAAATATTCCTTGTGCATGGAGAGGGGAGCTCAATGGAAGATTTTAAATCTACATTGAATAAAGAAGGATACAATCAGGTGGAAATTCCTGAAAAAGGACAGAAATACCAACTTTAG
- a CDS encoding Rossmann-like and DUF2520 domain-containing protein yields MIQNVTLVGAGNVAWHLGAALEDAGLVVDVVYSRNYSNAKALAERLYDAVPTDSLDFSESKSELFILMVSDNVVQQVAEEMTLPSSGAIVVHTSGAVPLEALANAGLYVGVFYPLQTFSKGKKVDFSKISICIDSKSERILDMLAEMAYKLSKKVYHLNSEERRKLHVAAVFACNFTNHMMTIAQEVMESNGMHFEMLEPLVRETVDKAFAIGPDKSQTGPAIRGDSKTIGKHLEELDGKARYQEIYKLVSESIAGIEKE; encoded by the coding sequence ATGATACAAAACGTAACCTTAGTAGGAGCCGGCAATGTTGCATGGCACTTGGGAGCTGCTTTGGAAGATGCAGGATTGGTTGTAGATGTAGTGTATAGCAGAAACTATTCAAATGCTAAGGCACTTGCCGAGAGGCTTTATGATGCCGTGCCGACTGACAGTCTGGATTTTTCAGAGAGTAAGTCTGAGCTTTTTATTCTGATGGTTTCAGATAATGTAGTGCAGCAAGTAGCTGAAGAAATGACTTTACCTTCTTCAGGTGCAATTGTGGTACACACTTCAGGGGCTGTTCCTTTGGAAGCTTTGGCAAATGCAGGGCTTTATGTTGGGGTTTTTTATCCGCTTCAAACTTTTTCAAAAGGAAAGAAAGTTGATTTCAGTAAAATATCAATCTGCATTGATTCAAAGAGTGAGCGCATTTTGGATATGCTGGCAGAAATGGCTTACAAGCTGAGTAAAAAAGTATATCACTTGAATTCAGAGGAACGTAGAAAGTTGCATGTAGCTGCGGTGTTTGCTTGCAACTTTACCAACCATATGATGACCATTGCTCAGGAAGTAATGGAAAGCAATGGGATGCACTTTGAAATGCTAGAACCGTTGGTCAGAGAAACCGTAGACAAGGCTTTTGCAATTGGGCCTGATAAATCACAGACAGGACCGGCAATTCGTGGAGACAGTAAAACGATAGGGAAGCACCTTGAAGAGTTGGATGGGAAAGCGCGTTATCAGGAAATTTACAAATTGGTGAGTGAAAGTATTGCAGGAATAGAAAAGGAGTAA
- a CDS encoding LysM peptidoglycan-binding domain-containing protein yields MRKTLTILLCAGALSAYADTVSSIYHPNVTNTYVFGGLPENQLPDNPYPIISDIEVKTVNGEEITLANANGIPAFIAGDRQTLLNIAAALNISMKKIISYNDMNVFDELKSGQVYYLKSKSSKGPIEEHIVVDEASLWEVSQRYGIKLKKLAKFNRMETDEPLQLGRVLFLQKKRKKSVPIEIREVELPEAPEKKQLSNKPANKQEDTTDVISITSNRDTKQFNPNASNHTVRDGESIFMISRMYNVTILDLKAWNDIGDDLKLKPGQVLKVKGDSSLTTVTEDPKGNAVLIDSNVAKQTTSKPNNNFQVVEKTPKTNDSAVANGDRYVVQDTDQNIVTIASKFNVSYKDIKEWNNLNSLTVKPGQVLIIKQPNNGSTASNDMYNQPAVQRPAETQDNNQSVTTTPATQPADTAPSENLAANKHMVQRGETLYRISKQYNVSVDDLLKWNNMSSAAELKSGFPLYIAAPENSTANTTTTASAAETTVAGQAFTYTVKKGEDIYQIGYANSITPAEIRRLNNLPATAHLQEGQQIKLIKSSSNTGSDATASNNTSQFTQPAKEEVKNRPAETSKPDYSKPATSNPVTTPTVKPATSTVTPNTHLVIKGETLYAISRQYNIPVSDLQTWNGLTEDGNINAGQTLKLRDPSTPNKVARYHVISKGETLYSISRRYKVSIKELKKLNKLADVDNIPSGTRLRVQ; encoded by the coding sequence ATGAGAAAAACATTAACAATACTGCTTTGTGCTGGAGCCCTGTCTGCCTATGCTGATACGGTAAGCAGCATTTATCACCCCAACGTAACGAACACTTACGTATTTGGTGGTTTGCCTGAAAACCAGTTACCAGATAACCCATATCCCATAATATCAGATATTGAAGTTAAAACGGTCAATGGAGAAGAAATTACTTTGGCTAATGCCAATGGCATTCCTGCTTTCATTGCTGGTGACCGCCAGACACTTCTAAATATTGCTGCTGCCCTGAATATCAGCATGAAGAAAATCATCAGCTACAATGACATGAATGTGTTTGATGAGCTGAAATCAGGACAGGTATATTACCTAAAATCAAAAAGCAGCAAAGGTCCTATTGAAGAACATATTGTGGTCGACGAGGCTTCTTTGTGGGAAGTATCGCAGCGCTACGGCATCAAGTTGAAGAAGCTTGCCAAGTTCAACAGAATGGAAACCGATGAACCATTACAACTAGGTAGAGTTCTCTTCCTTCAAAAGAAAAGGAAGAAAAGTGTTCCTATTGAGATTCGAGAGGTAGAACTTCCTGAAGCACCTGAGAAAAAACAGCTAAGTAACAAGCCTGCCAACAAGCAGGAAGATACTACAGATGTTATAAGCATCACATCAAACCGTGATACTAAACAATTCAACCCCAATGCTTCAAACCATACCGTAAGAGATGGTGAAAGCATCTTTATGATATCCCGTATGTACAATGTCACTATTCTTGACCTAAAGGCATGGAACGACATTGGGGATGACCTGAAACTAAAACCGGGGCAAGTACTGAAAGTAAAAGGGGACTCTTCTCTTACAACTGTAACTGAAGACCCAAAAGGAAATGCTGTACTGATTGACAGCAATGTAGCTAAACAAACTACATCGAAGCCGAACAACAACTTTCAGGTAGTTGAAAAAACGCCTAAAACTAACGATTCAGCTGTTGCCAATGGTGATCGCTATGTGGTTCAAGATACTGACCAAAATATCGTGACAATTGCTTCCAAGTTCAATGTAAGCTACAAAGATATTAAGGAGTGGAATAACCTCAACAGCTTAACTGTTAAGCCAGGACAAGTACTGATCATCAAGCAACCGAACAATGGTTCTACAGCTTCAAATGATATGTACAATCAGCCAGCGGTACAACGCCCTGCCGAAACTCAGGATAATAACCAATCAGTAACAACTACACCTGCTACTCAACCGGCTGACACGGCTCCATCTGAAAACTTGGCAGCCAACAAGCATATGGTTCAAAGAGGTGAAACACTTTACAGAATTTCCAAGCAATACAATGTAAGTGTAGATGATTTGCTGAAATGGAACAATATGTCTTCGGCAGCTGAGCTTAAATCAGGATTCCCGCTATACATCGCAGCTCCTGAAAACAGCACAGCCAATACTACAACCACTGCATCTGCTGCTGAGACTACTGTTGCTGGTCAGGCTTTTACTTATACAGTAAAGAAAGGGGAGGACATCTATCAGATAGGTTACGCCAACAGCATTACACCTGCTGAAATCAGAAGACTCAATAACCTGCCTGCGACTGCTCACCTTCAGGAGGGACAGCAGATCAAGCTAATTAAGTCATCGAGCAACACTGGTTCTGATGCAACTGCAAGTAACAACACTTCTCAGTTCACGCAGCCTGCTAAAGAAGAGGTTAAAAATAGACCTGCTGAAACCAGTAAACCTGATTACAGCAAACCGGCAACTTCAAATCCTGTTACGACTCCTACTGTAAAGCCTGCAACCTCTACGGTTACACCTAATACTCACTTGGTGATAAAAGGAGAAACACTGTACGCCATTTCCCGACAATATAATATTCCGGTAAGTGACCTACAGACGTGGAATGGCTTGACAGAAGATGGCAATATCAATGCTGGTCAGACACTAAAATTGAGAGATCCTTCAACTCCAAATAAAGTTGCTCGATACCATGTCATCAGCAAAGGTGAAACACTATACAGCATTTCACGCCGATACAAAGTCAGCATCAAAGAATTGAAGAAACTCAACAAACTGGCTGATGTGGACAACATTCCATCAGGCACTCGATTAAGAGTTCAGTAA
- a CDS encoding O-methyltransferase — MEIVNQNIEQYIDDHATAEDQVLQKLDRETHLKVALPDMISGHVQGLLLTAITNMMKPKRILEIGTFTGYSGICLAKGLAPDGKLVSLEKDDELEEIIDKYFTDAGLRDKLELHFGNAVEIIPTLTEKFDLVFIDADKKNYCKYFDLVIDMVNPGGFIIADNVLWKGKVANEKAQDKDTQSIRDYNRKVQDDPRVTNFILPVRDGLMIAQKLQ; from the coding sequence ATGGAAATTGTCAACCAGAATATAGAGCAATATATCGACGATCACGCAACAGCAGAAGATCAGGTACTTCAAAAGCTTGACAGGGAAACACACCTGAAAGTTGCTTTGCCAGACATGATTTCAGGCCATGTACAAGGATTACTGCTGACTGCCATCACCAACATGATGAAACCCAAGAGAATTCTTGAAATCGGAACATTTACTGGCTACTCTGGTATATGCCTTGCCAAAGGGTTAGCTCCTGATGGAAAACTGGTTTCATTAGAAAAGGATGATGAACTTGAGGAGATTATTGACAAGTATTTTACAGATGCTGGGCTGCGTGACAAGCTTGAATTGCACTTTGGCAATGCGGTGGAAATTATCCCAACCCTAACTGAAAAGTTTGACCTCGTGTTTATTGATGCTGACAAAAAGAACTACTGCAAATACTTTGACTTAGTCATTGATATGGTAAACCCTGGTGGATTTATTATTGCAGACAATGTTTTATGGAAAGGGAAAGTTGCGAATGAAAAAGCTCAAGACAAAGATACCCAATCCATTAGGGACTATAACCGCAAAGTACAAGATGACCCAAGAGTAACAAATTTTATACTTCCAGTCCGAGATGGACTCATGATTGCACAAAAATTGCAATAG
- a CDS encoding PaaI family thioesterase, with translation MKYFQDYMHGNVCFGCGNSNPDGLQIKSYWEGEQAICIWQPEEKYHGWANLLAGGILATLIDCHCMGTAMADAYRREDRALDSAPYYRYATGTMTIKYLQPTYVDKPVKLVATVTEVKNRKTVVKCEAWSGDVKSAEAEVIGIRVFDSSDTANQNSAFIE, from the coding sequence ATGAAATACTTTCAGGATTACATGCACGGAAATGTTTGTTTCGGATGTGGTAACAGCAACCCTGACGGACTTCAAATTAAAAGCTACTGGGAAGGTGAACAAGCCATTTGTATTTGGCAGCCTGAAGAGAAATATCACGGATGGGCAAACCTCTTGGCAGGAGGCATTCTCGCTACGCTAATTGACTGTCATTGTATGGGAACCGCTATGGCAGATGCCTACCGCCGCGAAGACAGGGCGCTAGATTCAGCCCCGTATTACCGCTATGCAACGGGAACCATGACTATCAAATACTTGCAACCTACTTATGTAGATAAGCCTGTAAAGTTGGTAGCTACTGTAACGGAAGTCAAAAACCGTAAGACTGTCGTAAAGTGTGAAGCATGGTCCGGTGATGTCAAATCTGCTGAGGCAGAGGTGATCGGTATCAGGGTTTTTGACAGCAGTGACACTGCAAACCAGAATAGTGCTTTTATAGAGTAG
- a CDS encoding aconitate hydratase, translating to MAFDIDMIKAVYANMAEKVEAARKVVGKPLTLTEKILYSHLYDGKATEAYNRGASYVNFAPDRVAMQDATAQMALLQFMQAGKSKAAVPSTVHADHLIQAKVGADKDLHTAEVTNKEVYDFLASVSNKYGIGFWKPGAGIIHQVVLENYAFPGGMMIGTDSHTVNAGGLGMVAVGVGGADAVDVMAGMAWELKFPKLIGVKLTGKLNGWTSAKDVILKVAGILTVKGGTGCIVEYFGEGAESMSCTGKGTICNMGAEIGATTSTFGYDESMERYLRATNRDDVADAANAVKEHLTADAEVYANPEQYFDQVIEINLDTLEPHLNGPFTPDRATPISEMKKIAEENGWPTKVEVGLIGSCTNSSYEDISRAASLAEQAVEKKLKTKAQFTITPGSEQVRYTIERDGFIDTFDKIGASVFANACGPCIGQWAREGADKQEKNTIVHSFNRNFSKRADGNPNTHAFVASPELVTALAIAGDLTFNPLTDKLVNENGEEVMLDAPTGDELPTKGFAVEDAGYQAPAEDGSGVEVIVAPTSDRLQLLDPFKPWEGTNLTGMNLLIKAKGKCTTDHISMAGPWLRFRGHLDNISNNCLIGAINASNDMANNVKNQLTGEYGEVPATARAYKAAGIGSVVIGDENYGEGSSREHAAMEPRHLGVRAVVVKSFARIHETNLKKQGMLGLTFDNPADYDKVQENDKIDIIGLTEFAPGKPLTMVLNHADGSKDEVTVNHTYNEQQIEWFKAGSALNLIKKQNQ from the coding sequence GGCGTTGTTGCAGTTTATGCAAGCTGGTAAAAGCAAGGCCGCTGTTCCTTCAACAGTACACGCTGACCACCTTATTCAAGCAAAAGTTGGTGCAGACAAAGACCTTCATACTGCTGAAGTAACAAACAAAGAAGTTTATGACTTCCTTGCTTCTGTTTCCAACAAGTACGGCATTGGCTTCTGGAAGCCAGGTGCAGGTATCATCCACCAAGTAGTACTGGAGAACTATGCATTCCCAGGTGGTATGATGATCGGTACTGACTCACACACTGTAAACGCAGGTGGTTTGGGTATGGTAGCTGTTGGTGTTGGTGGCGCTGATGCTGTTGACGTAATGGCAGGTATGGCTTGGGAGCTTAAATTCCCTAAACTGATCGGTGTTAAACTGACTGGTAAACTGAACGGCTGGACTTCTGCAAAAGACGTAATCCTGAAAGTAGCAGGTATCCTGACTGTAAAAGGTGGTACAGGTTGCATCGTTGAGTACTTCGGTGAAGGTGCTGAATCAATGTCATGTACTGGTAAAGGTACAATCTGTAACATGGGTGCTGAGATTGGTGCGACGACTTCAACATTCGGTTACGATGAGTCAATGGAGCGTTACCTGAGAGCTACTAACAGAGATGACGTAGCGGATGCTGCTAATGCTGTTAAAGAACACCTGACTGCTGACGCTGAGGTTTATGCAAACCCTGAGCAGTACTTTGACCAAGTGATCGAAATCAACTTGGATACTTTGGAGCCACACCTGAACGGTCCATTCACGCCGGACAGAGCGACTCCTATCTCAGAAATGAAGAAAATTGCTGAAGAGAACGGCTGGCCTACAAAAGTTGAGGTAGGTTTGATCGGTTCTTGTACAAACTCTTCATACGAGGATATCTCAAGAGCAGCTTCACTAGCTGAGCAAGCTGTTGAGAAAAAACTGAAAACTAAAGCACAGTTCACGATCACTCCGGGTTCTGAGCAAGTAAGATATACAATCGAGCGTGACGGCTTTATCGATACATTCGACAAGATCGGTGCTAGCGTATTTGCTAACGCATGTGGTCCTTGTATCGGTCAGTGGGCTCGTGAAGGTGCTGACAAGCAAGAGAAGAACACAATCGTTCACTCTTTCAACCGTAACTTCTCGAAGCGTGCGGATGGCAACCCTAACACTCATGCATTCGTGGCATCTCCTGAGTTGGTAACAGCTTTGGCTATTGCTGGTGACCTGACTTTCAACCCGCTTACTGACAAGCTGGTTAACGAAAACGGTGAGGAAGTAATGCTGGACGCTCCTACTGGTGACGAACTGCCAACAAAAGGCTTCGCAGTAGAGGACGCTGGCTACCAAGCTCCTGCTGAGGATGGTTCAGGTGTAGAGGTAATCGTAGCGCCTACTTCAGACCGTCTGCAACTGCTGGATCCATTCAAGCCTTGGGAAGGTACTAACCTGACTGGCATGAACCTGCTGATCAAAGCAAAAGGTAAGTGTACTACTGACCACATCTCAATGGCAGGTCCATGGTTGCGTTTCAGAGGTCACTTGGATAACATCTCTAACAACTGTCTGATTGGTGCTATCAACGCATCTAACGACATGGCTAATAATGTGAAGAACCAACTGACTGGTGAGTACGGTGAAGTTCCTGCTACAGCAAGAGCTTACAAGGCTGCTGGTATCGGTTCTGTAGTAATCGGTGACGAAAACTACGGTGAAGGTTCATCACGTGAGCACGCTGCAATGGAGCCACGTCACTTGGGCGTTAGAGCGGTAGTAGTGAAGTCATTCGCTCGTATCCACGAAACAAACCTGAAGAAGCAAGGTATGTTGGGTCTGACATTTGACAACCCTGCTGACTACGACAAAGTACAGGAAAATGATAAGATCGATATCATCGGACTGACTGAGTTCGCTCCAGGTAAGCCATTGACAATGGTATTGAACCACGCTGACGGATCTAAAGATGAGGTTACTGTAAACCACACTTACAACGAGCAGCAAATCGAGTGGTTCAAGGCTGGTTCAGCATTGAACTTGATCAAGAAGCAAAACCAGTAA